The Toxorhynchites rutilus septentrionalis strain SRP chromosome 3, ASM2978413v1, whole genome shotgun sequence genome includes a region encoding these proteins:
- the LOC129778941 gene encoding gamma-secretase subunit pen-2 translates to MDLSRIPNDRKLYLCKWYFKVGFALLPFVWAINTTWFFSEAFRKPAYEEQKEIKKYVIFSAIGSLVWLSVIIMWVATFQLKRTDWGEFADSISFIIPLGRA, encoded by the exons ATGGATCTTTCACGAATTCCAAATGATCGGAAGTTATACCTCTGCAAGTGGTACTTCAAAG TTGGATTCGCTTTGCTGCCATTCGTGTGGGCTATCAACACTACCTGGTTCTTTAGTGAAGCTTTCCGAAAACCAGCATATGAAGAGCAAAAGGAAATTAAGAAAT ATGTGATATTCTCTGCAATTGGATCGCTTGTTTGGCTCTCGGTTATCATTATGTGGGTGGCGACATTCCAGTTGAAACGAACAGATTGGGGTGAATTCGCTGATAGTATAAGTTTCATTATTCCTTTGGGACGGGCTTGA